One segment of Cetobacterium sp. NK01 DNA contains the following:
- a CDS encoding peptidylprolyl isomerase, which translates to MAIRKFRRNMKPVIWVVTIFFFISLIAGYAMSFKNTSSNSQLAFKLNGKKVTMVEAHRSMAIMSENYKRYLGANIDPELMNTIAFNELINKNLLLEMADKLKIKVSNSEVDAQMDQIKAAFPDKEQFKNALLSQGYTTKTLEKEIKENLILQKVSEAITGNVNITPEEINEYYSDYKYTMFQGKPLEEVKAQIEQALKTQKGAEVYAEDMTEARAKMKLQDLDKNFDAYVEKEAFEFDGVKVNNVEYAKRVLNALTMTKGDLTQAKELAKSSIESEIKLLKAAEAKGVKVNEALPLDLQVANAVKELYSKLKSEITYTQNDLKDFFQENQINYDTLKSADANIAILKVQPTEEDDAKAKVRAEELLKKVNKENFAEMAKKYSEGPSGPNGGALGTFKKGDMVKPFEDAAFTGVAGEVYPEVVKTQFGYHIIFVESKDNKNETVTASHILIIPEPSEETLNAKDAQVSEIVKDLNNKTITFEDLKNDKDIVFSEKIDGITEEGYVPGLGYNEELAKSIYDSKLGEVGFIKEQKDFIIYRKDSQVDEKKANFEEFENQVKADYVNTKAQEALKEIELSTQNTEN; encoded by the coding sequence ATGGCAATTAGAAAGTTTAGAAGAAACATGAAACCTGTAATTTGGGTAGTAACAATATTCTTTTTCATAAGTTTAATAGCCGGTTATGCGATGTCGTTTAAGAATACTTCATCTAATTCACAATTGGCATTTAAATTGAACGGTAAAAAAGTTACTATGGTAGAAGCTCATAGATCAATGGCTATAATGTCAGAAAATTATAAAAGATATTTAGGAGCTAATATAGATCCAGAGTTAATGAATACAATTGCTTTTAATGAACTTATAAATAAAAATCTTTTGTTAGAGATGGCAGATAAATTGAAAATTAAAGTTTCTAATTCAGAAGTTGATGCTCAGATGGATCAAATAAAAGCAGCTTTTCCAGATAAGGAGCAGTTCAAAAATGCACTTCTAAGTCAAGGATATACAACAAAGACTTTAGAAAAAGAGATAAAGGAAAATTTGATACTCCAGAAAGTTTCAGAAGCTATAACTGGAAATGTAAATATTACTCCTGAAGAGATTAACGAATACTATTCAGACTATAAGTATACAATGTTTCAAGGAAAACCTTTAGAAGAAGTAAAGGCTCAAATTGAACAAGCTTTGAAAACTCAAAAGGGAGCAGAAGTATATGCAGAAGATATGACAGAAGCTAGAGCTAAAATGAAACTTCAAGATTTAGATAAAAATTTTGATGCTTATGTAGAAAAAGAAGCTTTTGAATTTGATGGGGTTAAAGTTAATAATGTAGAATATGCAAAGAGAGTATTAAATGCATTGACTATGACAAAAGGAGATTTAACTCAAGCAAAAGAGTTAGCAAAATCTTCAATTGAGTCAGAGATAAAACTTTTAAAAGCTGCAGAAGCTAAAGGAGTAAAAGTAAATGAAGCTTTACCATTAGATCTTCAGGTTGCAAATGCAGTAAAAGAACTTTATAGTAAGTTAAAATCAGAAATTACTTATACTCAAAATGATTTAAAAGATTTTTTCCAAGAAAATCAAATAAATTATGATACTTTAAAAAGTGCTGATGCAAATATAGCAATTTTAAAAGTTCAACCAACTGAAGAAGATGATGCAAAAGCAAAAGTTAGAGCAGAAGAGTTATTAAAAAAAGTAAATAAGGAAAATTTTGCAGAGATGGCTAAAAAATATTCTGAAGGACCAAGTGGACCAAATGGTGGTGCATTAGGAACATTTAAAAAAGGAGATATGGTAAAGCCTTTTGAAGATGCGGCATTTACAGGAGTAGCTGGTGAAGTTTATCCAGAAGTTGTAAAAACTCAATTTGGATATCATATAATTTTTGTTGAATCTAAAGATAATAAGAATGAAACAGTTACAGCTAGTCATATTCTAATAATTCCTGAACCTTCAGAAGAGACATTAAATGCAAAAGATGCTCAGGTTTCTGAAATAGTAAAGGATTTAAACAATAAAACAATAACATTTGAAGATTTAAAAAATGATAAAGATATTGTTTTCTCTGAAAAAATAGATGGAATAACAGAAGAGGGATATGTACCTGGATTAGGATATAATGAAGAGTTAGCTAAATCTATATATGATTCTAAATTAGGAGAAGTAGGATTTATAAAGGAACAAAAAGATTTTATAATTTATAGAAAAGACTCTCAAGTAGATGAGAAAAAAGCTAATTTTGAAGAGTTTGAAAACCAAGTAAAAGCTGATTATGTTAATACAAAAGCGCAAGAAGCTTTGAAAGAGATTGAGTTAAGTACTCAAAATACAGAAAATTAA
- the dnaG gene encoding DNA primase produces MKYKSEDIDLLLQQLHIEEVVGEFVDLKKAGANYKGLCPFHQDNHPSFVVSPNKNICKCFVCGAGGNPIKFYSEYKKISFVEAVEELAKKYNIPITKVGNSKINENKEYYDIMEEAHNYYKNEIFKNTARDALEYLSKRKINPKLIKENEIGYAPNIWTGLYDYLITKGFEKEKIFILGLAKESEKGIYDTFRNRVIFPIYSIAGKVIAFGGRSLEDSKEIPKYINSQETPIFTKGRNLYGFIQKGSNIKKKNYSILMEGYMDVLSAHSYGFDVALAPLGTALTEEQAQLLKKYTNNVILSFDMDEAGQKATERSILILKSEGFNIRVLSYKDAKDPDDYLKKYGKDAFLKVVKESLEAFDYLYLRYSSEYSLEDHMSKQNFINRFKGFFQCLDSDLEKSLYIDKLSKSLNIDLEILKTILITNNNKKRIKNTYEKKEESKDLDEKGLYNLEKLTLALILSHNEYFIDFKNKEIVSSLGKKIFQYIEFLQENAEKSTNIIKDIILTGNLTQDEEKELVNISLLSIDDFSNKLDIEKGFQIIFMSWFILELKEALKERSNLLKHIKLKKIEDKLKQHIEFNDLRALYSEFKNINA; encoded by the coding sequence ATGAAATATAAATCAGAAGATATTGATTTATTGTTACAACAATTACATATTGAAGAAGTTGTAGGAGAGTTTGTTGATTTGAAAAAGGCAGGAGCTAATTATAAAGGTTTATGTCCATTTCATCAAGATAATCATCCATCATTTGTAGTTAGTCCAAACAAAAATATTTGTAAATGTTTTGTTTGTGGTGCTGGTGGAAATCCTATTAAATTCTATTCAGAATATAAAAAAATATCTTTTGTTGAAGCAGTTGAAGAATTAGCAAAAAAATATAATATTCCAATAACAAAAGTAGGAAATAGTAAAATTAATGAAAATAAAGAGTATTATGATATTATGGAAGAAGCTCATAATTATTATAAAAATGAGATATTCAAAAATACAGCTAGAGATGCTTTAGAATATTTATCAAAAAGAAAAATAAACCCAAAATTAATAAAAGAAAATGAAATTGGTTATGCGCCAAATATATGGACAGGACTTTATGATTATTTAATAACAAAGGGGTTTGAAAAAGAGAAAATATTTATTTTAGGATTAGCTAAAGAGAGTGAAAAAGGTATATATGATACCTTTAGAAATAGAGTAATATTTCCAATATACTCAATAGCTGGTAAGGTTATAGCTTTTGGAGGTAGATCATTAGAAGATAGTAAAGAGATTCCCAAATATATCAATTCTCAAGAAACTCCTATTTTTACAAAAGGAAGAAATCTTTATGGTTTCATTCAAAAAGGAAGTAATATTAAAAAGAAAAACTATTCTATATTAATGGAAGGTTATATGGATGTTTTATCAGCTCATTCATATGGTTTTGATGTAGCCTTAGCTCCTTTAGGAACTGCTTTAACAGAAGAGCAAGCTCAGCTTTTAAAAAAATATACAAATAATGTTATATTATCTTTTGATATGGATGAAGCAGGACAAAAAGCTACAGAAAGATCAATTTTAATATTAAAATCTGAAGGATTTAATATTAGAGTTTTATCATATAAAGATGCTAAAGATCCAGACGATTATTTAAAAAAATATGGTAAAGATGCATTTTTAAAAGTTGTTAAAGAATCTTTAGAAGCTTTTGATTATTTATATTTAAGATATTCATCAGAGTATAGTTTAGAAGATCATATGTCAAAACAAAACTTTATAAATAGGTTTAAAGGGTTTTTTCAATGTTTAGATAGTGATTTAGAAAAAAGTTTATATATTGATAAGTTGAGTAAATCATTAAATATAGATTTAGAAATACTAAAAACAATTTTAATAACAAATAATAATAAAAAAAGAATAAAAAATACTTACGAAAAAAAAGAGGAAAGTAAGGATTTAGACGAAAAAGGACTATATAATCTAGAAAAATTAACATTAGCATTAATTCTTTCTCATAATGAATATTTTATAGACTTTAAAAATAAAGAGATTGTAAGTAGTTTAGGAAAAAAAATATTTCAATACATAGAATTTCTACAAGAAAATGCAGAAAAAAGTACAAATATAATAAAAGATATAATTTTAACAGGAAATCTGACACAAGATGAAGAAAAGGAGTTGGTAAATATATCCTTACTTTCTATAGATGATTTTTCAAATAAATTAGATATTGAGAAGGGATTCCAGATTATTTTTATGTCGTGGTTTATATTAGAATTAAAAGAAGCGTTAAAAGAAAGAAGTAACTTATTAAAACATATTAAGCTAAAAAAAATAGAGGATAAATTGAAACAACATATTGAGTTCAATGACCTTCGTGCATTGTATAGTGAGTTTAAAAATATCAATGCTTAA
- a CDS encoding ribosomal-processing cysteine protease Prp → MTKIEIVKKNGKVVRYRANGHAEYAEYGQDIVCAAISMAMQFPLGGLQEILDITPKFEIDSDGYLDVDMRGMDFSNKEKEVHVLLDTMVLMLKELSKGYPKHIKLVEKEEI, encoded by the coding sequence ATGACAAAGATTGAAATAGTTAAAAAAAATGGTAAAGTAGTTAGATACAGAGCCAATGGTCATGCTGAATATGCTGAGTACGGGCAAGATATTGTTTGTGCTGCAATTTCCATGGCAATGCAATTCCCGTTAGGAGGATTGCAAGAGATTTTGGATATTACACCAAAATTTGAAATTGACTCCGATGGGTACTTAGACGTTGATATGAGGGGAATGGATTTTTCAAATAAAGAAAAAGAGGTTCATGTATTATTAGATACAATGGTATTAATGTTGAAAGAACTATCTAAGGGTTATCCTAAACACATAAAGCTTGTAGAGAAGGAGGAAATTTAG
- a CDS encoding TetR/AcrR family transcriptional regulator, producing the protein MTKRDRIKRTATILFAANGIRNTKIEDIANVLGMAKGGFYYYFKSKEELLLEIMDNSVISRKEFLKEVGDLDVSFEEKLKMIVRRRLTLKDDRYNLFLFAKIYENGEIGLTHDDYMKRDIIFSEFLTVNREHIKEEYRSEIEKIRTMLSASLTTLLLYLITQTGIEVVDEESYKRMVEKYSTIDISREIEMFYNLFLKSMLK; encoded by the coding sequence GTGACGAAAAGAGATCGTATAAAAAGAACTGCAACTATTTTATTTGCAGCTAATGGAATTAGAAACACAAAAATAGAAGATATAGCTAATGTTTTAGGAATGGCAAAGGGTGGGTTTTATTATTATTTTAAAAGTAAAGAAGAGCTACTATTAGAAATTATGGATAACTCTGTAATAAGTAGAAAAGAGTTTTTAAAAGAAGTTGGAGATTTAGATGTATCTTTTGAAGAGAAATTAAAAATGATTGTTAGAAGAAGACTAACATTAAAAGATGATAGATATAATTTATTTTTATTTGCTAAAATATATGAAAATGGAGAGATTGGCTTAACTCATGATGATTATATGAAAAGAGATATTATATTTAGTGAATTTTTAACTGTTAATAGAGAACATATAAAAGAAGAATATAGAAGTGAAATAGAAAAGATAAGAACTATGTTGAGTGCATCTTTAACAACGCTTTTACTTTACTTAATAACACAAACAGGAATTGAAGTAGTAGATGAAGAAAGCTATAAGAGAATGGTTGAAAAATATTCAACAATTGATATTTCTAGAGAAATAGAGATGTTTTATAATCTGTTTTTAAAATCTATGTTGAAATAA
- a CDS encoding sigma-54 dependent transcriptional regulator, producing MKKSILVVSERKETLKQVRKALSEVYEIITFNNLLDALDMLRESDFDVVLLDEYLTWFNFSEAKRKLNGIGKDFVVIGLLDEENETLIQEMKEADIYNYLLKPVDVKEMNRIMIPALRNLEIVKEKRKLEEKLSDTEDENEIIGQSARVKEVKNLIEKVAESDLTVLITGENGVGKELIAKEIFKKSDRRKENYITISCASLPEDLIERELFGYERGAFLGATTSKKGILEEADGGTVFLDEISAMDLKAQSKVLRVIEYGEFRRVGGNKSRRVDVRFIVSTNKDLKEETEKGKFRKDLYHRLTAFPIEVPPLRDRKDDIPMLANYFLNKIVKDLRREIPVISGDAMKYLMEYSYPGNIRELKNMIERMVILCNDRNIDVEDLPLEIKMKSDTVENKTVIGVGPLKNILEQEIYALDEVEKVVIAMALQKTRWNKQETSKLLGIGRTTLYEKIRKYGLDTK from the coding sequence ATGAAAAAATCAATATTAGTAGTTTCAGAAAGAAAAGAAACTTTAAAACAAGTAAGAAAAGCTTTATCAGAAGTTTATGAAATAATAACATTTAATAATTTATTAGATGCGTTAGATATGTTAAGAGAGAGTGACTTTGATGTAGTTTTATTAGATGAGTACTTAACTTGGTTTAATTTCTCAGAAGCAAAAAGAAAATTAAATGGTATAGGTAAAGATTTTGTAGTTATTGGATTATTAGATGAAGAGAATGAGACTTTAATTCAAGAGATGAAGGAAGCTGATATTTATAACTATTTATTAAAACCAGTAGATGTTAAAGAGATGAATAGAATAATGATACCAGCTCTAAGAAACTTAGAGATAGTAAAAGAGAAAAGAAAGTTAGAAGAAAAGCTTTCTGATACAGAAGACGAAAATGAAATTATAGGTCAGTCTGCAAGAGTAAAAGAAGTAAAAAATTTAATAGAAAAAGTAGCTGAAAGTGATTTAACTGTTTTAATAACAGGAGAAAATGGAGTAGGAAAAGAATTAATTGCTAAAGAGATATTCAAAAAGAGTGATAGAAGAAAAGAAAACTATATTACAATATCTTGTGCTTCATTACCAGAAGATTTAATTGAAAGAGAACTTTTTGGTTATGAGAGAGGTGCTTTCTTAGGTGCTACAACAAGTAAAAAAGGAATTTTAGAAGAGGCAGATGGAGGAACTGTATTTCTTGATGAAATATCAGCAATGGATTTAAAGGCTCAATCTAAAGTTTTAAGAGTTATTGAGTATGGAGAGTTTAGAAGAGTTGGAGGAAATAAATCAAGAAGAGTCGATGTAAGATTTATAGTTTCAACAAACAAAGATCTAAAAGAAGAAACTGAAAAAGGAAAATTCAGAAAAGATTTATACCACAGATTAACAGCTTTCCCTATTGAGGTTCCACCTTTAAGAGATAGAAAAGATGATATTCCAATGTTAGCTAACTATTTCTTAAATAAAATTGTAAAAGATTTAAGAAGAGAAATACCTGTTATTTCTGGAGATGCTATGAAATATCTGATGGAATATTCATACCCTGGAAATATAAGAGAGTTAAAAAATATGATAGAAAGAATGGTAATTTTATGTAACGATAGAAATATTGATGTTGAAGATTTACCATTAGAAATAAAAATGAAATCTGATACAGTTGAAAATAAAACTGTTATCGGAGTAGGACCTTTAAAAAATATATTAGAGCAAGAAATTTATGCTTTAGATGAAGTTGAAAAAGTTGTAATAGCAATGGCTTTACAAAAGACAAGATGGAATAAGCAAGAGACTTCTAAGCTTTTAGGAATTGGAAGAACAACTCTTTATGAGAAAATCAGAAAATATGGTTTAGATACAAAATAA
- the rpmA gene encoding 50S ribosomal protein L27, with protein sequence MLFTLNIQLFAKKKGQGSVKNGRDSNPNYLGVKKYDGEVVKAGNIIVRQRGNKFHAGNNMGCGKDHTLFALIDGYVKFERLGRDKKQVSVYAEKAN encoded by the coding sequence ATGCTATTTACATTAAATATACAATTATTTGCGAAGAAAAAAGGACAAGGTTCTGTTAAGAACGGAAGAGATTCTAATCCAAATTACCTTGGAGTTAAGAAGTATGATGGAGAGGTTGTAAAAGCTGGAAACATCATCGTTAGACAAAGAGGAAACAAATTCCACGCTGGAAACAACATGGGATGTGGAAAAGATCATACTCTATTCGCATTAATCGATGGATACGTAAAGTTCGAGAGATTAGGAAGAGACAAGAAGCAAGTTTCAGTTTACGCTGAAAAAGCTAACTAA
- a CDS encoding Nif3-like dinuclear metal center hexameric protein, whose product MKLSKLINFLEDKFPMFLAEEWDNVGLQIGKRDSKINGILLSLDLTEKVIDKAIEIGANLIITHHPLIFKPLKNVSSDTLIGRKVIKLIENGISVYSMHTNLDSGKSGLNDFLGENILGLKLGKILNPLEQNGREYGIGRIYKLDEPLKLEKISEILKEKLKLHSINVVKSDDDKEIKKVAIVTGAGVSYWRKAKKLGAQVLITGDIKYHEAMDAREENFNLIDIGHFESEWIFSNLLENLIRKEFEITITIYNDGPVFEKM is encoded by the coding sequence ATGAAATTAAGCAAATTAATAAACTTTTTAGAAGATAAATTTCCAATGTTTTTAGCTGAGGAATGGGATAATGTAGGTTTACAAATTGGAAAAAGAGATTCTAAAATTAATGGAATTTTATTATCTTTAGATTTAACAGAAAAAGTTATAGATAAGGCCATAGAAATAGGAGCTAATTTGATTATAACTCACCATCCTCTAATTTTTAAGCCATTAAAAAATGTATCAAGTGATACTTTAATAGGACGAAAAGTAATAAAGTTAATTGAAAATGGTATTTCAGTATATTCTATGCATACAAATTTAGATTCTGGAAAATCTGGATTAAATGATTTTTTAGGTGAAAATATATTAGGATTAAAATTAGGAAAAATACTAAATCCTTTAGAACAAAATGGTAGAGAGTATGGAATTGGAAGAATATATAAGCTAGATGAACCTTTAAAATTGGAAAAAATATCAGAAATATTGAAAGAAAAACTAAAACTGCACAGTATAAATGTAGTGAAATCAGATGATGATAAAGAGATAAAAAAGGTAGCAATAGTTACTGGTGCAGGGGTATCTTATTGGAGAAAAGCTAAAAAATTAGGAGCACAGGTTCTAATTACAGGAGACATAAAATATCATGAGGCTATGGATGCACGAGAAGAGAACTTTAACTTAATTGATATAGGTCATTTTGAAAGCGAATGGATTTTTTCAAATTTATTAGAAAACTTAATAAGAAAAGAGTTTGAAATAACCATCACAATTTATAATGACGGTCCAGTATTTGAAAAAATGTAA
- the rplU gene encoding 50S ribosomal protein L21: MYAVIKTGGKQYKVAVGEVLRVEKLNAEVNTTVELTEVLLVSNNGEVKVGTPVVEGAKVVAEVVAQGKGAKVVNFKYKPKTGYHRKKGHRQLFTEIKVTAINA, translated from the coding sequence ATGTACGCAGTTATAAAAACTGGAGGAAAACAGTACAAAGTTGCAGTAGGTGAAGTATTAAGAGTTGAAAAACTAAATGCTGAGGTTAACACAACTGTAGAATTAACAGAGGTTCTTTTAGTATCAAACAATGGAGAGGTTAAAGTTGGAACTCCTGTTGTTGAAGGTGCTAAAGTAGTTGCAGAGGTTGTTGCTCAAGGTAAAGGAGCTAAAGTTGTTAACTTCAAATACAAGCCAAAGACTGGATATCACAGAAAGAAAGGTCACAGACAACTTTTCACTGAGATCAAAGTTACTGCAATCAATGCATAA
- the rpoD gene encoding RNA polymerase sigma factor RpoD, which yields MKEFIKNEKVLALLRKAMENKVISYEEINSQLSSDFPPERIEFLINGMTEQGIKIISQEEIKKQENIKRKDEGRKDLKKVITPIVKRPVVELDEEEEEEEKAADYSEEFDFNPDDIEEVSEDDLVNDDLFSITGEMEVDEPIKMYLREIGQIPLLTHEEELGYAKAALEGDEYSQQQLIEANLRLVVSIAKKHTNRGLKLLDLIQEGNIGLMKAVEKFEYSKGYKFSTYATWWIRQAITRAIADQGRTIRIPVHMIETINKIKKEARIYLQETGKDATPEVLADRLGMEVEKIKSIQEMNQDPISLETPVGSEEDSELGDFVEDNKMQNPYELTNRTLLREQLNDVLKTLSSREEQVLIFRYGLNDGAPKTLEEVGKIFKVTRERIRQIEVKALRKLRHPSRRKKLEDFKV from the coding sequence ATGAAGGAGTTTATAAAAAATGAAAAGGTTTTAGCTTTATTAAGAAAGGCAATGGAAAATAAAGTAATAAGCTATGAAGAGATTAATAGCCAATTAAGTTCAGATTTTCCACCAGAAAGAATAGAGTTTTTAATAAATGGAATGACAGAACAGGGAATTAAAATAATTTCCCAAGAAGAAATTAAGAAACAGGAAAATATTAAGAGAAAAGACGAAGGAAGAAAAGATTTAAAAAAAGTTATAACTCCAATAGTAAAAAGACCTGTTGTTGAATTAGATGAAGAAGAAGAGGAAGAAGAAAAAGCAGCAGATTATTCAGAGGAATTTGATTTTAATCCAGATGATATAGAAGAAGTTAGTGAAGATGACTTAGTAAATGATGATTTGTTTAGTATTACAGGAGAGATGGAAGTAGACGAGCCAATTAAAATGTATTTGAGAGAAATTGGACAAATTCCTCTATTAACTCATGAAGAAGAGTTAGGTTATGCTAAAGCGGCATTAGAAGGAGATGAATATTCTCAACAACAACTTATAGAAGCTAACTTAAGACTAGTTGTAAGTATTGCTAAAAAGCATACAAACAGAGGATTAAAACTATTAGATTTAATTCAAGAAGGAAATATAGGATTAATGAAAGCTGTTGAAAAGTTTGAGTATAGTAAAGGATATAAATTTTCTACTTACGCAACATGGTGGATAAGACAAGCTATAACAAGAGCAATAGCAGATCAAGGAAGAACTATACGTATTCCAGTTCATATGATAGAAACAATTAATAAAATTAAAAAAGAAGCTAGAATTTACCTTCAAGAAACAGGAAAAGACGCTACTCCAGAAGTTTTAGCAGATAGATTAGGGATGGAAGTTGAAAAAATAAAAAGTATTCAAGAGATGAATCAAGATCCAATATCATTAGAAACTCCAGTTGGAAGTGAAGAAGATAGTGAATTAGGAGATTTCGTAGAAGACAATAAAATGCAAAATCCTTATGAGTTAACAAATAGAACTTTACTTAGAGAGCAATTAAATGATGTGTTAAAAACTTTAAGTAGTAGAGAAGAACAAGTTTTAATCTTTAGATATGGATTAAATGATGGTGCACCTAAAACTCTAGAAGAAGTAGGAAAAATCTTTAAAGTAACAAGGGAAAGAATTAGACAAATAGAGGTAAAAGCACTTAGAAAGTTAAGACATCCAAGCAGAAGAAAAAAACTAGAAGATTTTAAAGTATAA
- a CDS encoding sigma-70 family RNA polymerase sigma factor, with amino-acid sequence MKIREFEKEILKNCIEDKDFIKFLKQNSALKLEFENIDIRKEEKVEDNSYVVEGIVGEYLEEISYIQPLSKEEISNLLETLDEEESVHKLVEGNLREVANIAFDYLIAGIDYLDLIQEGNIGVIKALEEYRPSNGDVLEYIKLWVRREMILFIDEKVETEKYMYKGYFSKRKEELLEHEIVAELEEDDEIPLDEKSEIIEEKINEVEKLDFTSVPKKLSQMEEEILKRYYGLIGEKRESLFEIENELDLKRGEGEILFEEALTKISLGGGRSLKI; translated from the coding sequence ATGAAAATAAGAGAATTTGAAAAAGAAATATTAAAAAACTGTATTGAGGATAAAGACTTTATAAAATTTTTAAAGCAAAATTCAGCTTTAAAATTAGAGTTTGAAAATATAGATATAAGAAAAGAAGAAAAAGTTGAGGATAATAGCTATGTTGTAGAAGGAATTGTAGGTGAATATTTAGAAGAGATATCTTATATTCAGCCTCTTTCAAAAGAAGAGATAAGTAATCTTTTAGAAACTTTAGATGAAGAAGAAAGTGTTCATAAATTAGTAGAAGGTAATTTAAGAGAGGTTGCTAATATCGCTTTTGATTATTTAATTGCAGGAATTGATTACTTAGATTTAATTCAAGAAGGAAATATAGGAGTTATAAAAGCTTTAGAAGAGTATAGACCATCGAATGGAGATGTATTAGAATACATAAAGTTATGGGTAAGAAGAGAAATGATATTATTCATTGATGAAAAAGTTGAAACAGAGAAATACATGTATAAAGGGTATTTTTCTAAAAGAAAAGAGGAGTTACTAGAGCATGAAATAGTAGCAGAGTTAGAAGAAGACGATGAAATTCCTTTAGATGAAAAATCAGAAATTATTGAAGAGAAAATAAATGAAGTTGAAAAACTAGATTTTACATCTGTTCCTAAAAAATTATCTCAAATGGAAGAGGAAATTTTAAAAAGATACTATGGGTTAATAGGAGAAAAAAGAGAATCACTTTTTGAAATTGAAAATGAATTAGATTTAAAAAGAGGAGAGGGAGAAATACTTTTTGAAGAAGCATTAACAAAAATATCTTTAGGAGGAGGAAGAAGTTTAAAAATATGA
- a CDS encoding toxin-antitoxin system YwqK family antitoxin, with product MKKMKIVVGIILLSLIGCTPLEKKMSEEDRILLPTVTKQAYDVSISTMSEGEFIPQTDIIHTGQNVALAESAVTEITLNGIDQVNIGKKQVRNKIAYNGSSTVPFTGTFAAVVGVHKHYTEEYKNGKLNGYKTWYSEAGRVGLKEMYVDGVRNGLQESYYRNTGNIRSRISYSGGRVSGPATWYDNAGKILHQEDFKGGNGEWVAYWDNGQIREKGRLAGGLPNGEWRNYTSKGELEKITIFRNGSPVSQEWLK from the coding sequence ATGAAAAAGATGAAAATAGTAGTAGGAATTATATTATTGAGTTTAATAGGATGTACACCTTTAGAAAAGAAAATGAGTGAAGAGGATCGTATCCTGTTGCCTACAGTGACAAAACAAGCTTATGATGTGAGTATATCGACTATGTCAGAAGGAGAATTTATACCGCAAACTGATATAATTCATACAGGACAAAATGTGGCCTTAGCAGAAAGTGCAGTAACTGAAATAACATTAAATGGTATTGATCAGGTTAATATAGGAAAGAAACAAGTTAGAAACAAAATAGCGTATAATGGAAGCTCTACAGTACCATTTACAGGAACTTTTGCTGCTGTTGTAGGAGTTCATAAACATTATACAGAAGAGTATAAAAATGGTAAGTTAAATGGTTATAAAACTTGGTATTCAGAAGCTGGAAGAGTTGGATTAAAAGAGATGTATGTAGATGGAGTTAGAAACGGATTACAAGAAAGTTACTATAGAAACACAGGAAATATTCGTTCTAGAATATCGTATTCAGGTGGAAGAGTCTCAGGACCTGCAACTTGGTATGATAATGCAGGTAAAATATTACATCAAGAAGACTTTAAAGGTGGAAATGGAGAATGGGTAGCATATTGGGATAATGGTCAAATAAGAGAAAAAGGAAGACTTGCAGGAGGACTTCCTAACGGAGAATGGAGAAATTATACATCTAAAGGTGAATTAGAAAAAATTACAATTTTTAGAAATGGATCCCCAGTATCACAAGAGTGGTTGAAATAA